A genomic window from Balaenoptera acutorostrata chromosome 20, mBalAcu1.1, whole genome shotgun sequence includes:
- the EPX gene encoding eosinophil peroxidase, giving the protein MVHSWDDVPSRDEGEEQGRALFLPVTVSEDAPSLPLGVPSLMEEARYSSQASGDTHPCDRLPPCGWGLTAEMKLLLALVGLLARLSEGTTPASPRVVETLVLQSCITEAKLLVDAAYNQTERSIKQRLHSGLASPMDLLSYFKQPVAATRRVIQAADYMHVALGLLEEKLQLQGSRSFNVTDVLTKSQMRLLSQASGCAAQDEAKKCSDKYRTITGRCNNKKRPWLGASNQALARWLPAEYEDKLSLPFGWTPGKRRNGFLLPLVRAVSNQIVRFPSKRLTSDQGRSLMFMQWGQFIDHDLDFIPESPARVAFTVGVDCERTCAQLPPCFPIKIPPNDPRIMNQCDCIPFFRSAPSCPQNKNKVRNQINALTSFVDASMVYGSEDALALRLRNQTNQLGLLAVNTCFHDNGRALLPFDNLHEDPCLLTNRTANIPCFLAGDSRSTETPKLAAMHTLFVREHNRLATELRHLNPQWTSDKLYQEARKIVGAMVQIITYRDFLPLVLGKARARKTLGPYQGYCSNVDPRVANVFTLAFRFGHTMIQPVMFRLDSRYQASAPNSRVPLSSAFFASWRIVHEGGIDPILRGLMATPAKLNRQDSMLVDELRDRLFQQVRRIGLDLAALNMQRSRDHGLPGYNAWRRFCRLSQPRNLVQLSRVLKNQGLARKFLNLYGTPDNIDIWTGAIAEPLLPGARVGPLLACLFENQFRRARNGDRFWWQKQGVFTKTQRRALSRISLSRIVCDNTGITTVPRDIFRANTYPQGFVPCTCIPSLNLSAWRDR; this is encoded by the exons ATGGTGCATTCCTGGGACGATGTGCCTTCCAGGGACgagggggaggagcagggcagaGCCTTGTTCCTTCCCGTGACCGTCTCAGAAGACG CCCCGTCCCTGCCCCTGGGAGTTCCCAGTCTGATGGAGGAGGCGAGGTACAGCTCTCAG GCATCAGGGGACACCCACCCGTGTGATCGCTTACCCCCCTGTGGCTGGGGTCTCACTGCAGAGATGAAGTTGCTCCTGGCCCTGGTGGGGCTCCTAGCCCGGCTCTCTGAGGGCACCACCCCAG CCTCCCCTAGGGTGGTGGAGACCTTGGTCCTCCAGAGCTGCATAACAGAGGCCAAGTTGCTAGTGGATGCCGCCTACAATCAGACTGAGAGGAG CATCAAGCAGCGCCTTCACAGTGGTTTGGCCAGCCCCATGGACCTCCTGTCCTACTTCAAACAACCGGTAGCGGCCACCAGGAGAGTCATTCAGGCTGCCGATTATATGCATGTGGCCTTGGGACTGCTGGAAGAGAAGTTACAACTCCAGGGGTCCAGATCCTTCAATGTCACTG ATGTGCTAACGAAATCCCAAATGAGGCTGCTGTCCCAGGCCAGTGGCTGTGCAGCCCAGGATGAAGCCAAGAAGTGCAGTGACAAGTACCGCACCATCACTGGGAGATGCAACAACAA GAAGAGACCCTGGCTGGGGGCCTCCAACCAGGCCCTGGCGCGCTGGCTGCCAGCCGAGTATGAGGACAAGCTGTCTCTCCCCTTCGGCTGGACCCCCGGCAAGAGGCGCAACggcttcctcctccccctt GTCCGAGCCGTCTCCAACCAGATCGTGCGCTTCCCCAGCAAGAGGCTAACCTCCGACCAGGGCCGGTCCCTCATGTTCATGCAGTGGGGCCAGTTCATTGACCACGACTTGGACTTCATCCCTGAGTCCCCAGCCAGAGTGGCCTTCACTGTGGGCGTCGACTGTGAGAGGACCTGTGCCCAGCTGCCCCCCTGCTTCCCCATCAAG ATCCCGCCCAATGACCCCCGCATCATGAACCAGTGTGACTGCATCCCCTTCTTCCGTTCGGCACCCTCGTGCCCCCAAAACAAGAACAAAGTCCGCAACCAGATCAACGCGCTCACCTCCTTCGTGGATGCCAGCATGGTGTACGGCAGCGAGGACGCCCTCGCCCTGCGGCTCCGCAACCAGACCAACCAGCTGGGGCTGCTGGCCGTCAACACCTGCTTCCATGACAACGGCCGGGCACTGCTGCCCTTCGACAATCTGCACGAAGACCCCTGCCTGCTCACCAACCGCACCGCGAACATCCCCTGCTTCCTGGCAG GTGACAGCCGGTCAACCGAAACCCCGAAACTGGCAGCCATGCACACCCTCTTTGTGCGAGAGCACAACCGGCTGGCAACTGAGCTGAGACACCTGAATCCTCAGTGGACCAGTGACAAGCTGTACCAGGAGGCTCGGAAGATCGTGGGGGCCATGGTCCAG ATCATCACCTACCGGGACTTTCTGCCCTTGGTTCTGGGCAAGGCCAGGGCCAGGAAAACCCTGGGGCCCTACCAGGGGTACTGTTCCAATGTAGACCCCCGTGTGGCCAACGTCTTCACCCTGGCCTTCCGCTTCGGCCACACCATGATCCAGCCCGTCATGTTCCGCCTGGACAGCCGGTACCAGGCCTCAGCACCCAACTCGCGGGTCCCACTCAGCTCCGCCTTCTTCGCCAGCTGGCGAATCGTGCACGAAG GTGGCATCGATCCCATCCTCCGAGGCCTCATGGCCACCCCTGCCAAGCTGAACCGTCAAGATTCCATGTTAGTGGATGAGCTCCGGGACCGGCTGTTTCAGCAAGTGAGAAGGATCGGGCTGGACCTGGCAGCTCTCAACATGCAACGCAGCCGGGACCATGGCCTCCCAG GGTACAATGCTTGGAGGCGCTTCTGCAGGCTCTCCCAGCCCCGGAATCTGGTACAGCTTAGCCGGGTTCTGAAAAACCAGGGTTTGGCAAGGAAGTTCCTGAATCTCTATGGAACACCTGACAACATTGACATCTGGACTGGGGCCATCGCAGAGCCTCTTTTGCCAGGGGCCCGAGTGGGGCCTCTTCTGGCTTGCCTTTTTGAGAACCAGTTCAGAAGAGCCCGAAATGGAGACAG GTTCTGGTGGCAGAAACAGGGTGTTTTCACCAAGACACAGCGCAGGGCCCTGAGCCGTATCTCCTTGTCTCGAATTGTGTGTGACAACACTGGTATCACCACCGTTCCGAGGGACATCTTCAGGGCCAACACCTACCCCCAGGGCTTTGTGCCCTGCACCTGCATCCCCAGCCTGAACCTGTCAGCCTGGAGAGACAGATGA